From one Staphylococcus kloosii genomic stretch:
- a CDS encoding APC family permease produces the protein MEQGKLQQSLSLYQVIMFGLAYMAPMIVFGTYGTLFETTNGFVPYAYLFATIAMLFTAYSYGQMAKAFPSAGSAYTFVSKSMNRSLGFMIGWTILLDYLFLPLVIWLIGAEYLSTAFPIVPNWCWIIIFIIVTTLINIIGINTTTTMNLLIMVFQILVIAIFIILCVWSVVHGMGEGHLVSKNVFVLPQSHITPVLAGASIACYSFLGFDAVTTLAEETKNPEKTIPRAIMLITLIGGFLFIVVAYVLSITIPNFDAIQNTESAAFEIAKIVGGNFLSALFLSGLILAQFASGLSAQTSGARLLYAMGRDGVLNKKIFGFVGKRSQTPLFNLMFIGVVGLIGILMSISTSTSFINFGAFISFTFVNLAVIIHYFVRQRQRSGVKLIPYLIVPIIGVILDVSLFVSLDKHALILGSLWTCVGFVYLLYITKCFSKAPPSLSF, from the coding sequence ATGGAACAAGGTAAACTACAACAGTCTTTATCACTCTATCAAGTAATTATGTTTGGTTTAGCGTATATGGCTCCTATGATTGTATTTGGTACATACGGTACATTATTTGAAACAACAAATGGCTTTGTACCTTATGCTTATTTATTTGCAACAATTGCCATGTTATTTACAGCGTATAGTTATGGTCAGATGGCGAAGGCTTTCCCGTCAGCTGGATCTGCTTATACATTTGTATCGAAAAGTATGAATCGCTCATTAGGATTTATGATTGGATGGACAATTTTACTAGATTATTTATTTTTACCACTTGTTATTTGGTTAATAGGTGCTGAGTATTTGAGTACTGCATTTCCAATCGTACCTAACTGGTGTTGGATAATCATTTTTATCATTGTTACTACATTAATCAATATTATTGGTATTAATACAACGACAACGATGAACTTACTTATCATGGTATTTCAAATATTAGTTATCGCTATTTTTATAATTCTATGTGTATGGAGCGTCGTACATGGTATGGGTGAAGGACATTTAGTTAGTAAAAATGTCTTCGTTTTACCACAAAGTCATATAACGCCTGTTTTAGCTGGTGCCTCCATAGCTTGTTATTCATTCTTAGGCTTTGATGCGGTAACGACTTTAGCAGAAGAAACAAAAAATCCAGAGAAAACGATTCCAAGAGCCATAATGTTAATTACATTAATTGGTGGATTTTTATTTATAGTCGTAGCATACGTACTTTCAATTACAATACCTAATTTCGATGCCATTCAAAATACAGAATCTGCGGCATTTGAAATTGCTAAAATAGTAGGAGGAAACTTCTTATCAGCATTATTCTTAAGTGGATTAATTTTAGCTCAGTTTGCTTCTGGTTTATCTGCCCAAACAAGTGGTGCGAGATTATTGTATGCGATGGGTAGAGACGGCGTATTAAATAAGAAAATATTTGGTTTCGTCGGTAAAAGAAGTCAAACACCATTATTTAACTTAATGTTTATCGGTGTAGTTGGACTTATCGGTATTTTAATGAGTATTAGCACATCGACATCATTTATTAATTTTGGGGCATTTATCTCATTTACGTTCGTTAACCTAGCAGTTATCATTCACTATTTTGTCAGACAACGACAACGTAGTGGCGTAAAATTAATTCCATACTTAATTGTTCCAATCATAGGTGTTATTTTAGACGTTAGTCTATTCGTAAGTCTAGATAAACATGCACTAATTCTCGGTTCGCTATGGACTTGTGTAGGTTTTGTATATTTACTATATATTACAAAATGCTTCTCCAAAGCACCACCAAGTTTATCATTCTAA
- a CDS encoding PTS transporter subunit IIC, whose protein sequence is MSKTKVAPQQFFMNILNAVGAGVVIALIPNALLGELLKFFKEGNDLLQTTYEIVVVIQSFMAFIIGVLTAHQFKFSGAGATMVGVAAMIGSGAVKLSGNGISLNGIGDIINIIIVVMIASFLFLILQNKLGSLEMIILPVLIPVVSGIIGLYTLPYVSKVTKGIGHIINSFTEFNPMLMSVLICVAYALLMVTPISLVAIATAIGLSGLGSGAANMGIVASCVTFLFGSIRVNSTGVNLVLIIGAAKMMIPVYLKNLIIAVPLAINGIICGLVAYFINIQGTPMSAGFGYTGLVGPINAFNRMSGDPTTNIILLVFGYFIIPFVAGFFVHELCKKFINKYSDELYKFEIPEQ, encoded by the coding sequence ATGAGTAAAACTAAAGTTGCCCCACAGCAATTTTTTATGAATATTTTAAATGCAGTAGGTGCAGGTGTTGTTATAGCTTTAATTCCAAATGCCTTATTAGGTGAATTATTAAAATTTTTTAAAGAAGGCAATGATTTATTACAAACTACTTATGAAATAGTCGTAGTTATACAATCGTTTATGGCATTTATTATTGGTGTCTTAACTGCGCATCAATTCAAATTTAGTGGTGCAGGTGCAACGATGGTTGGTGTTGCTGCAATGATTGGTAGTGGTGCGGTAAAATTATCAGGAAATGGCATCTCATTAAATGGTATTGGCGATATTATCAATATCATTATTGTTGTGATGATTGCGAGCTTTTTATTTTTAATTTTACAGAATAAATTAGGCTCATTGGAAATGATTATTTTACCAGTATTAATTCCTGTAGTTAGTGGCATAATAGGATTATATACTTTACCATACGTATCCAAAGTGACTAAAGGTATAGGGCATATTATTAATTCGTTTACAGAATTCAACCCAATGTTAATGTCAGTGTTAATATGTGTGGCATATGCCTTATTAATGGTGACGCCAATTTCTCTTGTAGCTATTGCTACTGCAATTGGTTTAAGTGGATTAGGTAGTGGTGCTGCTAATATGGGTATCGTCGCATCTTGTGTAACTTTCTTATTTGGATCTATAAGAGTCAATTCTACTGGAGTGAATTTAGTATTAATTATTGGAGCAGCTAAAATGATGATACCAGTATATTTGAAAAATCTTATCATAGCAGTACCTTTAGCAATTAATGGTATTATATGTGGATTAGTTGCATATTTTATAAATATACAAGGAACGCCTATGTCTGCTGGATTTGGGTATACTGGTCTTGTAGGACCTATCAATGCTTTCAATAGAATGTCTGGGGACCCTACTACAAACATTATACTGCTCGTATTTGGGTACTTCATTATTCCGTTTGTTGCAGGTTTCTTCGTTCATGAATTATGCAAAAAATTTATAAATAAATACAGTGATGAATTGTATAAATTTGAAATACCAGAACAATAA
- a CDS encoding ABC transporter substrate-binding protein/permease yields the protein MKVFGKIMLATIIILSSISLYIKPTTHAAEDKQWEKIKKRGELRVGLSADYAPYEFEHNVNGKTKYAGIDIELAKKIAKDNNLKLKIVNMQFDSLLGAIKTGKIDLIISGMTPTPEREKEVDFSNPYMTVTQKMIIKKANEDKLKTLDDFTNKRIGVQKQTQQETIANEEINNAQVQSLTRVPEVIMSLKSGKVDGMVIEGPVAEAYLKQNPDLKFANGVKFKEGEKQTAIAVPKHSPTLMKQLNSTIKEVKDKNLVDKYKDKAAEAMKKDDGNFFTKYGSFFLKGIGNTILVSIVGVVLGALFGAIIALFKLSKFKPLRWLASAYIEFLRGTPLLVQVFLVYFGSTAVLGLDISALICGMIALVINCSAYIAEIIRAGINAVDKGQMEAARSLGLSYGQTMKSVILPQAIKNILPALGNEFVTVIKESSIISVIGVSEIMFNAQVVQGASFDPFTPLLVAAILYFVLTFTLSRVMYFFEGRLKVSD from the coding sequence ATGAAAGTATTTGGGAAAATTATGTTGGCAACTATTATTATTTTAAGTTCTATAAGCCTTTATATTAAGCCAACAACACATGCTGCAGAAGATAAGCAGTGGGAAAAAATTAAAAAAAGAGGAGAATTAAGAGTAGGTTTATCTGCAGATTATGCCCCTTATGAATTTGAACATAATGTTAATGGGAAGACGAAGTATGCAGGGATTGATATTGAATTGGCTAAAAAAATAGCTAAAGACAATAATTTAAAATTAAAAATTGTAAATATGCAATTTGATAGTCTATTGGGAGCTATTAAAACTGGAAAAATTGATTTGATTATATCTGGTATGACCCCGACTCCTGAGCGTGAAAAGGAAGTTGACTTTTCGAATCCGTATATGACTGTTACACAAAAAATGATTATTAAAAAAGCGAATGAGGATAAATTAAAAACGCTTGATGACTTTACAAATAAAAGAATCGGTGTACAAAAGCAAACACAACAAGAAACGATAGCCAATGAAGAAATTAACAATGCTCAAGTACAATCTTTAACAAGAGTGCCTGAAGTCATCATGTCATTAAAAAGTGGTAAAGTTGACGGCATGGTTATAGAAGGACCGGTTGCTGAAGCTTACTTAAAACAAAACCCGGATTTAAAATTTGCAAATGGAGTTAAGTTTAAAGAGGGTGAGAAACAGACTGCAATTGCAGTTCCAAAACATTCACCAACATTGATGAAACAATTAAACTCAACAATTAAAGAAGTAAAAGATAAAAATTTAGTTGATAAATATAAAGATAAAGCAGCAGAAGCTATGAAAAAAGATGACGGCAACTTCTTCACTAAATATGGTAGCTTCTTCTTAAAAGGTATAGGCAATACAATTCTTGTATCTATTGTAGGTGTAGTTTTAGGTGCATTATTTGGCGCAATTATCGCATTGTTTAAATTAAGTAAATTTAAACCTCTAAGATGGTTAGCATCTGCGTATATAGAATTTTTAAGAGGGACGCCATTACTCGTACAAGTATTTTTAGTTTACTTTGGATCGACAGCAGTTTTAGGGCTCGATATTTCAGCATTGATTTGCGGTATGATTGCACTCGTGATTAATTGTTCAGCTTACATAGCAGAAATTATTAGAGCTGGTATTAATGCAGTTGATAAAGGTCAAATGGAAGCGGCGCGTAGTTTAGGTCTATCTTATGGCCAAACGATGAAATCGGTAATTTTACCTCAAGCAATTAAAAATATTTTACCAGCTCTAGGTAATGAGTTTGTAACGGTTATTAAAGAATCATCTATCATTTCAGTTATTGGTGTAAGTGAAATTATGTTTAATGCACAAGTTGTTCAAGGTGCATCATTCGATCCGTTCACGCCATTACTAGTAGCAGCAATATTATACTTTGTACTTACATTCACGTTATCTCGTGTTATGTATTTCTTCGAAGGGAGATTAAAAGTCAGTGATTGA
- a CDS encoding amino acid ABC transporter ATP-binding protein: MIDIKNLTKNFGQNEVLKGIDLTVERGEVVAIIGPSGSGKSTLLRCMNLLETPTSGDVIFEGNNLMDKNTQLEQLRQQMGMVFQNFNLFPHKKVIDNVLLAPTLLKKGNANDLRSEGLKLLEKVGLGDKADAYPAQLSGGQKQRVAIARALAMNPKVLLFDEPTSALDPEVVGDVLAVMKDLAKEGMTMVVVTHEMSFARDVSDKVVFMADGVVVESGTPTEVFDNRQHERTKSFLARVL, from the coding sequence GTGATTGATATTAAAAATTTAACTAAAAACTTTGGCCAAAACGAAGTGTTAAAAGGGATAGACTTAACAGTTGAACGTGGTGAAGTAGTAGCAATTATTGGACCTTCAGGTAGTGGTAAAAGTACTTTATTAAGATGCATGAATTTATTAGAAACTCCGACTAGTGGAGATGTAATATTTGAAGGTAATAATTTAATGGACAAAAATACTCAACTGGAACAGTTGCGTCAACAAATGGGTATGGTGTTCCAAAACTTTAATCTTTTTCCACATAAAAAGGTCATCGACAATGTATTGTTAGCACCAACATTACTAAAAAAAGGTAATGCTAACGATTTACGTAGCGAAGGCTTGAAACTATTAGAAAAAGTAGGATTAGGTGATAAAGCCGATGCATATCCTGCGCAATTGTCTGGTGGGCAAAAGCAAAGGGTGGCTATCGCACGTGCCTTAGCTATGAATCCAAAAGTATTGTTATTTGATGAACCTACATCGGCTCTAGACCCAGAAGTGGTAGGAGATGTTTTAGCTGTAATGAAAGATTTAGCTAAAGAAGGTATGACAATGGTTGTCGTTACTCATGAAATGTCATTTGCAAGAGATGTTAGTGATAAAGTTGTCTTTATGGCAGATGGCGTAGTAGTTGAATCAGGTACTCCAACTGAAGTATTCGATAATAGACAACATGAAAGAACTAAGTCATTCTTAGCTAGAGTATTATAA
- the queG gene encoding tRNA epoxyqueuosine(34) reductase QueG — protein MDIKQLKQDVITYAHSIGIDSIGFTTADPFDELKQKLIDYHEKGYASGFEESDISLRTEPKLSLPTARSIIAIAVGYPNKLKGAPKSVKGDRRGMFARASWGQDYHTIMRNRLDKLAEYLKTKVPDVEVQSMVDTGVLSDRAVAERAGLGFAGRNGFVINPDLGTWTYLGEMLVSIPFEPDDPLMDSCGDCTICVDRCPTGALVGDGQLNSQKCISFLTQTKGYMKDEYRYKIGNRLYGCDTCQQVCPKNKGINTQHDDIVLEPEILKPRLVPLLKMSNKEFKNTYGHLAGAWRGKKPIQRNAILALAHFKETTAIPELKDVALNDPRPMIRGTAYWAIGQILGDEATEFINKHYASEIEEVQQEMIKGLE, from the coding sequence ATGGATATTAAGCAATTAAAACAAGATGTTATTACATACGCACATTCGATTGGTATAGATAGTATAGGTTTTACAACTGCAGATCCATTTGATGAATTGAAACAAAAACTTATAGATTATCATGAAAAAGGTTATGCTTCTGGTTTTGAAGAATCGGATATTTCATTGCGCACCGAACCTAAACTTTCATTGCCAACAGCTAGGTCTATTATAGCTATCGCAGTAGGATATCCTAATAAATTAAAAGGTGCTCCTAAAAGCGTAAAAGGTGATAGAAGAGGCATGTTTGCTCGCGCGTCATGGGGACAAGATTATCATACGATAATGAGAAATAGACTAGATAAATTAGCTGAGTATTTAAAAACTAAAGTGCCTGACGTTGAAGTACAATCAATGGTAGATACTGGCGTTCTATCTGATCGCGCTGTAGCCGAAAGGGCTGGCCTTGGTTTTGCTGGAAGAAATGGTTTTGTTATTAATCCCGATTTAGGTACATGGACATACTTAGGTGAAATGCTAGTTAGTATTCCATTTGAACCTGATGATCCACTTATGGACAGTTGTGGTGATTGTACTATATGTGTAGATAGATGTCCTACAGGTGCTTTAGTAGGTGATGGTCAATTAAATAGCCAAAAATGTATTAGTTTCTTAACCCAAACTAAAGGATATATGAAAGACGAATATCGTTATAAAATTGGTAACAGATTATATGGTTGTGATACATGCCAACAAGTTTGTCCTAAAAATAAAGGAATTAATACGCAACATGACGATATCGTATTAGAACCTGAAATCCTGAAACCAAGATTAGTGCCATTACTAAAAATGAGTAATAAGGAATTTAAAAATACTTATGGTCATTTAGCTGGAGCTTGGAGAGGTAAAAAGCCAATTCAAAGAAATGCAATTTTAGCTTTAGCCCATTTTAAAGAAACTACAGCAATTCCCGAGTTGAAAGACGTTGCATTAAACGACCCTAGACCTATGATTAGAGGTACTGCATATTGGGCAATTGGTCAAATATTGGGGGATGAAGCAACTGAATTTATAAATAAACATTATGCTTCTGAAATTGAAGAAGTACAACAAGAAATGATTAAAGGATTAGAATAG
- the trmL gene encoding tRNA (uridine(34)/cytosine(34)/5-carboxymethylaminomethyluridine(34)-2'-O)-methyltransferase TrmL yields the protein MTNHIVLFQPEIPGNTGSIARTCAGTYTHLHLIKPLGFSTDDKMLKRAGLDYWDSVNITYHESIEEFFEATEGNYYLLTKFGKKTYSNFDFSNRDEEHYFIFGRETTGLPDWVKEKYQDTALRMPMNTNIRSLNLSNTASILIYEALRQQDFPNLT from the coding sequence ATGACGAATCACATCGTATTATTTCAACCTGAAATACCAGGTAATACAGGCAGTATCGCTAGAACTTGTGCTGGCACATATACACATTTACATTTAATAAAACCATTAGGCTTTAGTACAGATGATAAAATGTTAAAACGAGCTGGTCTTGATTATTGGGATAGTGTTAATATCACTTATCATGAAAGTATTGAGGAATTTTTTGAAGCAACTGAAGGTAATTATTATCTATTAACAAAATTTGGGAAAAAGACTTATTCCAATTTTGATTTTTCTAATAGAGATGAAGAACATTACTTTATTTTCGGACGTGAAACGACTGGTTTACCTGATTGGGTTAAAGAAAAGTATCAAGATACTGCTTTAAGAATGCCAATGAATACTAACATTAGATCATTAAATCTATCTAATACGGCATCGATTTTAATATATGAAGCTTTAAGACAACAAGATTTTCCAAACTTAACGTAA
- a CDS encoding 6-phosphogluconolactonase, producing the protein MAMNFKVLENENIVAEYVADILRKQFNNNPTTIAGVHLAKDNAPVLDELKKNVDTHAVDFSQINILDYDDNKSYYEALGVPEGQIYNISFSEDTESFIGDKIKTKENKGKLILQVGSIDSSGNLDVSIRQGLLNAREVFLVVTGSDKKEAVHKLYEENGKTSYEPADLKAHRMVNVILDEAAAEGLPEDVRHYFTAKFA; encoded by the coding sequence ATGGCAATGAACTTTAAAGTTTTAGAAAATGAAAATATCGTAGCAGAATATGTAGCTGATATTTTAAGAAAACAATTCAATAACAATCCGACAACTATTGCTGGGGTACATCTTGCAAAAGATAATGCGCCTGTTTTAGATGAACTAAAGAAAAATGTTGATACACACGCTGTAGATTTCAGTCAAATTAATATTTTAGATTATGATGACAATAAATCATATTATGAAGCATTAGGTGTACCAGAAGGTCAAATTTACAATATATCATTTAGTGAAGATACAGAGTCATTTATCGGTGATAAAATCAAAACTAAAGAGAATAAAGGTAAATTAATTTTACAAGTAGGTTCAATTGATAGTTCAGGTAATTTAGATGTTAGTATTCGCCAAGGATTATTAAATGCACGTGAAGTATTTTTAGTTGTTACAGGTAGCGATAAAAAAGAAGCGGTGCATAAATTATACGAAGAAAACGGTAAAACAAGTTATGAACCAGCAGATTTAAAAGCGCATAGAATGGTTAATGTTATTTTAGATGAAGCTGCTGCTGAAGGTTTACCTGAAGACGTTCGTCATTATTTTACTGCCAAATTTGCGTAA
- a CDS encoding SAS053 family DNA gyrase inhibitor, translated as MTHENKHQQHENDENIENEMVDDYSDLVELGKEMEQISEENDEDKLNKTHDSETRSDLD; from the coding sequence ATGACTCATGAAAATAAACATCAACAACATGAAAATGATGAAAACATTGAAAATGAAATGGTTGATGATTACTCTGATTTAGTCGAATTAGGCAAGGAAATGGAACAAATTTCGGAAGAAAACGATGAAGATAAACTTAACAAAACGCATGATTCAGAAACACGCTCCGATTTAGACTAA
- the fumC gene encoding class II fumarate hydratase, producing MSVRIEHDTFGEIEVPADKYWGAQTERSKRNFPVGKERMPIEVVYGFAQLKRGAALANHELGKLSDVRKDAIVHACDRILNKELDEHFPLVVWQTGSGTQSNMNVNEVVSFVANQYLEEQNETADIHPNDDVNKSQSSNDTFPTAMHVALYTEIETKLEPALKSLRDTFKDKEQQFQEIIKIGRTHLQDATPIRLGQEISGWRYMLDKCETLLHESKAHILNLAIGGTAVGTGINAHPEFGNKVAKFISENTGYPFVSSENKFHALTSHDEVVQLHGTLKALAADLTKIANDVRWLASGPRAGLAEISIPENEPGSSIMPGKVNPTQCEMLTMVGVQVMGNDAAVGIASSQGNFELNVYKPVIMHNTLQSIYLLADGMQTFNDNCAVGIEPINENIDNYLNQSLMLVTALNPHIGYEKAAQIAKKAHKEGLTLKESAIQSGHLTEEQFEEWIKPEDMVDPK from the coding sequence ATGTCTGTAAGAATTGAACATGATACATTTGGAGAAATAGAAGTACCAGCCGATAAATATTGGGGAGCTCAAACTGAACGTAGTAAAAGAAATTTCCCTGTCGGCAAAGAACGTATGCCTATCGAAGTTGTTTATGGCTTCGCTCAATTAAAAAGAGGCGCAGCTCTAGCTAACCATGAATTAGGTAAATTATCCGATGTTAGAAAAGATGCAATTGTGCATGCTTGTGATCGAATTTTAAATAAAGAGTTAGACGAACATTTTCCATTAGTTGTATGGCAAACAGGTAGTGGTACTCAAAGTAACATGAACGTAAATGAAGTTGTAAGTTTTGTTGCCAATCAATACTTAGAAGAGCAAAACGAAACAGCAGATATTCATCCTAATGATGATGTAAACAAATCACAAAGTTCAAACGATACATTCCCAACTGCAATGCATGTTGCGCTTTATACTGAAATTGAAACTAAATTAGAACCAGCACTAAAATCTTTAAGAGATACATTTAAAGATAAAGAACAACAATTCCAAGAAATTATTAAAATTGGACGTACACACTTACAAGATGCGACACCAATTAGATTAGGCCAAGAAATTAGTGGTTGGAGATATATGTTAGATAAATGTGAAACGTTATTACATGAATCTAAAGCACATATTTTAAACTTAGCTATTGGTGGTACTGCTGTAGGTACTGGAATCAATGCACATCCTGAATTTGGTAATAAAGTAGCGAAATTTATTTCTGAAAATACTGGATATCCTTTCGTATCATCAGAAAACAAATTCCATGCTTTAACGTCTCACGATGAAGTTGTGCAATTACATGGTACTTTAAAAGCATTAGCGGCTGATTTAACTAAGATTGCAAATGACGTAAGATGGTTGGCATCTGGTCCACGTGCTGGCTTAGCTGAAATCTCTATCCCTGAAAATGAACCAGGTTCATCAATTATGCCTGGTAAAGTGAATCCAACGCAATGTGAAATGTTAACAATGGTTGGCGTTCAAGTTATGGGTAATGATGCAGCAGTAGGTATCGCAAGTTCACAAGGTAACTTCGAATTAAACGTTTATAAACCAGTGATTATGCATAATACATTACAATCTATTTATTTATTAGCAGATGGTATGCAAACATTTAATGATAATTGTGCTGTAGGTATCGAACCTATCAATGAAAACATTGATAATTACTTAAATCAATCATTAATGTTAGTAACGGCTTTAAATCCACATATTGGATATGAAAAAGCTGCACAAATTGCCAAAAAAGCACATAAAGAAGGATTAACACTAAAAGAATCTGCAATTCAATCAGGTCACTTAACTGAAGAACAATTTGAAGAGTGGATTAAACCAGAAGACATGGTAGATCCTAAATAA
- a CDS encoding RluA family pseudouridine synthase — translation MKFTIPQSYDSKTLREIFQALTLPKKDLHLLNMSKEITINGEISKFTTKVYAGDEVYIPTPEEKSNYLPSYRYAQIYYEDDDIAVVMKPKGVKTHPNDLKESNTLMNHVIYTIDSDYVEPIHRLDQETVGLLIVTKNPIMKKILDKMLEENKIERIYKAHVHSLLPIKPQTIDMPIGKDKFHPNRRRISTTGQRAITHIIDSKMIDENVCELDLKLDTGRTHQIRVHLAEIGHPVIGDPLYGNSTLRQLKLNSHQIEFTHPLTQELISVSLDDK, via the coding sequence ATGAAATTTACAATCCCACAAAGCTATGATAGCAAAACATTAAGAGAGATATTTCAAGCATTAACATTACCTAAAAAAGATTTACATTTATTAAATATGTCGAAGGAAATAACAATAAATGGTGAAATAAGCAAATTTACAACTAAGGTATATGCTGGTGATGAGGTCTATATCCCTACACCTGAAGAAAAAAGTAATTATTTACCAAGTTATAGATATGCACAAATTTATTATGAAGACGATGATATTGCAGTTGTTATGAAACCTAAAGGCGTGAAAACTCACCCGAATGATTTAAAAGAGAGTAACACACTAATGAATCATGTCATTTATACAATCGATAGTGATTACGTCGAGCCAATACATCGACTTGACCAAGAAACTGTAGGTTTACTTATCGTAACTAAAAATCCAATAATGAAAAAAATATTAGATAAAATGCTAGAAGAAAATAAAATAGAACGTATATATAAAGCACACGTTCATAGTTTGTTACCTATTAAACCTCAAACGATAGATATGCCAATTGGAAAAGATAAGTTCCATCCAAATCGTAGAAGAATTTCAACGACTGGCCAACGCGCGATTACGCACATTATTGATTCCAAAATGATAGATGAAAATGTTTGTGAATTAGATTTAAAATTAGATACTGGACGTACTCATCAAATTCGTGTACATTTAGCAGAAATTGGACATCCTGTTATAGGTGATCCACTATATGGAAACTCTACGTTACGTCAATTAAAATTAAACAGTCATCAAATTGAATTTACACATCCACTTACACAAGAGCTTATTTCTGTATCATTAGACGACAAATAA
- a CDS encoding GAF domain-containing sensor histidine kinase, whose amino-acid sequence MEKPTRLALLKEIAEFLNEETETYDMMQGALKFLINGSDFSTGWIFFIDHEGNHELVSDTNLPGALTKNNCQYMQEGTCWCVQAYNNEKLTKASNIINCSRINLATKAHYEETDGITHHATVPLRSGQEQFGLLNVATPYTTSYSEEDLELLESVAFQIGSAIKRIWLTDQEKEAARINERNRLARDLHDSVNQMLFSVKLTAHAAKAMSKEEMSKNAFNTIEETSQQAVNEMRALIWQLKPIGLEQGLVNALKSYCEMMQLNLNVQVEGLINVPSLIEENVYRILQEAINNVKKHANTKEIELTLNQHDKYLYIEIADYGTGFNIQHKSHQVSHGLNNMRQRIKMINGKINIQSSNGQGTRITLTIPI is encoded by the coding sequence ATGGAAAAACCAACGCGTTTGGCTTTGCTGAAAGAAATAGCAGAGTTTTTAAATGAAGAGACAGAAACATATGATATGATGCAAGGCGCACTTAAATTTTTAATTAATGGTAGTGATTTTAGTACAGGCTGGATATTTTTTATTGATCATGAGGGCAATCATGAACTTGTTTCTGATACCAATCTACCAGGTGCGTTGACTAAAAATAATTGTCAGTATATGCAAGAAGGTACATGTTGGTGTGTACAAGCATATAATAACGAAAAATTAACAAAGGCTTCTAATATAATTAACTGTTCCCGTATTAATTTAGCCACAAAGGCACATTACGAAGAAACAGATGGTATTACACATCATGCGACAGTACCATTAAGATCAGGACAAGAGCAGTTTGGACTGTTAAATGTTGCGACACCATATACAACAAGTTATAGTGAAGAAGATTTAGAACTATTAGAATCGGTGGCATTTCAAATAGGTTCTGCTATTAAACGTATTTGGTTGACCGACCAAGAAAAAGAAGCGGCACGAATAAATGAACGTAATAGGTTGGCACGTGATTTACATGATTCAGTAAATCAAATGTTATTTTCAGTAAAACTCACAGCACATGCAGCTAAGGCAATGTCCAAAGAAGAAATGTCAAAAAATGCATTTAACACGATTGAAGAAACAAGTCAGCAAGCTGTAAATGAAATGCGTGCATTAATTTGGCAATTAAAGCCGATTGGATTAGAACAAGGCTTAGTTAATGCCTTAAAAAGTTATTGTGAAATGATGCAATTAAATTTAAATGTCCAAGTAGAAGGCTTAATTAACGTACCAAGTTTAATAGAAGAAAATGTGTATCGTATTTTACAGGAAGCAATTAATAATGTGAAAAAGCATGCAAACACAAAGGAAATAGAGCTGACATTAAATCAACATGATAAATATTTATATATTGAAATCGCAGATTATGGTACAGGATTTAATATTCAACATAAGTCACATCAAGTATCACATGGATTGAATAATATGAGACAACGTATAAAAATGATTAATGGTAAAATTAATATTCAATCTAGCAATGGACAAGGCACAAGAATAACATTAACCATTCCAATTTAA